One Plasmodium vivax chromosome 13, whole genome shotgun sequence genomic region harbors:
- a CDS encoding hypothetical protein (encoded by transcript PVX_085970A), with protein MSLSAIGSLIKIKLIIYCFKRLLLFNKYKHIQLEKNEKKKKKKLEQGGAAAGDSLGDFATMDEPVKNNLQTKTVYFIRHSESIWNSVFNKKITIKNFLNIFLMFFYEIFFIFSKKSSLIDSPLSKTGIQESVELSKFLKDSIDDKENTDLCGGNELMQLEYIDKATKEMEAFYTKLCDGEFDAVTTEEKDYVSICDDFYYRTTEEDKDYVKICDGDNDLSEIEEHFKDICDGYFDGLLYKDAKFVKRKIAGDDDYVSSGDEDDEDSSDDEDDPFRDSKSSLSSSSGKLSSAFGSQGNIAPWAYAKGPRMPGMVVPPGSMPNLVRMPGSVPNLVRMPGSMPNLVPLPGSMPNLVPLPGTVPGLAPPWAVPAPNLVPLPGAFPNLVPIPGSMPNLIPMPGSMPNLAPIPGSMPNLTPQMPGSMPNLAKTSTSNEKSKSKKSDSSSKSTKLNSTLDNLTQIPGATPSQSKSNSTTPNLKQIPGSTPNLNKMTSSFPNQTQIPGSMPNLTPVAVPGSMPNLAPIPGAMPGVPLMPGSLPNLAIMPGQGMTLPQAMTPFLNQPQMAGSFVNLAQNIRPYMPIAPMAPMVGSTMNLAPMPRGPFMPMAPMVGSTVNLARMPRGPFVPVPGMMPANMKAAQAQAGKKDKKKKDKKKKKKKKGDKKKKEGKKEKKQKSIAGELKSVDFKEEDVFGDEEDDIDEKDFFDGDEDDDDYESDSDEESKEPEIPVMTDEQSVEQGWKKPTTLSAKPVPAKVETTSTTAPATAAPSTTAPAAAPQASPSKVTTPPSVSAPKVPAPKVTPPTAAASKVTPPSAAAPKVPTPKVEEPKAGPSKAVPPKAVPPKAGAAKAGAAKAGAAKVGAAKVGAAKAGPSKATTPKATPARALPPKATQAKATPPKVEPKVEEPKTEVQKTVETKTSESIVTEPKVEEPGDNEIPQADDAASKGPALGRPRRRASIGSTNEITTSAVETPSTSSTVDTKAGSNDGGILDIPKKRPVSLRRMAMENSLRRNISTTSLGPGEDDFGSLLSLSSVGSELQDTSSIDGDEKGSSSNLDAFESGDSIATEDLEEQYRSENMLNMSVKEHIDVLNNTKYKSVVLCSDLRRAITSCFIALQDRFKTSSENVYVLKSLQELSRNADSITLFNFYHKYVTPTTKNYVSDDVDALIKQKVKMAEKKHRSRFQDTLSYIFGDSNNIFIIFGHSLWFLSFFKTFLKGPHKARNHKMRNSSVVVFNLSKYEDEEGEEQYEIEEGSVKVVFKGFEKNVYSKD; from the coding sequence ATGTCGCTGTCTGCGATTGGCTCCCTGATCAAAATCAAGCTGATCATTTATTGCTTTAAGAGGCTCCTGCTGTTTAACAAGTACAAACACATTCagctagaaaaaaatgagaagaaaaagaagaagaaattagaacaaggaggagcagcagcaggggaTTCACTTGGAGATTTTGCTACCATGGATGAACCCGTGAAAAACAACCTCCAAACGAAAACggtttattttattagaCATAGTGAATCCATATGGAACAGTgtgtttaacaaaaaaattaccatcaagaactttttaaacatttttcttaTGTTCTTTtacgaaatattttttatatttagtaaAAAATCTAGTTTAATTGACTCTCCATTAAGTAAAACGGGTATACAGGAGTCCGTCGAATtgtccaaatttttaaaggacAGTATAgatgataaagaaaataccGATTTATGTGGAGGCAATGAACTTATGCAGTTAGAGTACATAGATAAGGCCACCAAGGAAATGGAAGCCTTCTATACGAAGCTGTGTGATGGAGAATTTGACGCTGTTACTACGGAAGAAAAAGACTACGTCAGTATTTGTGatgatttttattatagaaCTACAGAGGAAGATAAagattatgtaaaaatttgtgATGGGGATAACGATCTGTCCGAGATTGAAGAACACTTTAAAGATATTTGTGATGGATACTTTGATGGGTTACTGTACAAAGATGCTAAATTCGTGAAACGTAAAATTGCAGGAGATGATGATTATGTATCATCTGGGGATGAGGATGATGAAGACTCATCAGATGACGAAGATGATCCATTTAGAGATTCCAAATCAAGCTTGTCAAGTTCTTCTGGTAAATTGTCATCAGCTTTTGGTTCTCAAGGCAATATAGCTCCTTGGGCATATGCAAAAGGACCCAGAATGCCAGGTATGGTTGTCCCACCAGGTTCTATGCCAAACTTAGTCCGAATGCCCGGTTCTGTGCCAAACTTAGTCCGAATGCCTGGTTCTATGCCAAACCTAGTCCCATTGCCTGGTTCTATGCCAAACCTAGTCCCATTACCAGGTACTGTACCAGGTCTAGCCCCACCATGGGCAGTTCCAGCTCCTAATCTAGTCCCATTACCAGGTGCTTTCCCAAATCTAGTTCCCATACCGGGTTCTATGCCGAATCTAATCCCTATGCCAGGTTCAATGCCCAATTTAGCCCCGATACCAGGTTCTATGCCGAATTTAACCCCCCAGATGCCAGGTTCCATGCCCAATTTAGCCAAAACAAGCACCTCCAACGAGAAAagtaaaagcaaaaaatctGATTCATCTTCTAAATCAACCAAATTGAACAGCACCCTCGACAATCTAACCCAAATTCCTGGTGCCACCCCCAGCCAATCCAAATCGAACAGCACCACCCCCAATCTGAAACAAATACCAGGCTCTACCCCCAATCTGAATAAGATGACAAGTAGCTTCCCGAACCAGACCCAAATCCCGGGCTCTATGCCAAATCTAACTCCAGTAGCAGTACCAGGATCTATGCCTAACCTAGCCCCAATACCAGGCGCTATGCCAGGTGTACCTCTTATGCCTGGCTCCCTCCCGAATCTAGCCATTATGCCAGGCCAAGGCATGACCTTGCCACAAGCGATGACTCCTTTCCTGAATCAACCACAGATGGCAGGTTCTTTCGTGAATCTAGCGCAGAATATACGACCCTACATGCCAATAGCCCCAATGGCCCCAATGGTAGGCTCAACCATGAACCTGGCTCCAATGCCAAGAGGTCCCTTCATGCCAATGGCCCCAATGGTAGGCTCAACTGTGAACTTGGCCCGAATGCCAAGAGGTCCCTTCGTGCCAGTCCCAGGGATGATGCCGGCTAATATGAAAGCTGCCCAGGCACAAGCAggtaaaaaagataaaaagaaaaaagacaagaaaaaaaaaaaaaagaaaaaaggagataaaaagaaaaaggaaggtaaaaaagaaaaaaaacagaaaagcATAGCGGGCGAATTGAAAAGTGTAGATTTTAAAGAAGAAGACGTTTTTGGCGATGAGGAAGATGACATAGATGAAAAGGATTTCTTTGATGGCGACGAGGATGATGATGATTATGAGAGTGATTCTGATGAGGAATCCAAAGAGCCAGAAATCCCAGTTATGACGGATGAACAAAGTGTTGAGCAGGGATGGAAAAAGCCCACGACGTTAAGCGCCAAACCGGTACCTGCGAAAGTTGAGACTACCAGCACGACTGCCCCCGCTACGGCAGCCCCCAGTACGACCGCACCCGCAGCTGCTCCTCAAGCGAGCCCATCGAAAGTGACTACCCCACCCAGCGTTTCCGCACCGAAAGTGCCTGCACCCAAAGTGACCCCGCCCACCGCAGCTGCATCAAAAGTGACTCCACCCAGCGCAGCCGCACCAAAAGTGCCTACTCCTAAGGTAGAAGAACCAAAGGCGGGACCATCCAAAGCAGTCCCACCCAAAGCAGTCCCACCCAAAGCGGGAGCAGCGAAAGCGGGAGCAGCGAAAGCAGGTGCAGCAAAAGTAGGTGCAGCAAAAGTAGGTGCAGCCAAGGCTGGACCATCCAAAGCGACTACACCCAAGGCGACTCCAGCCAGGGCATTGCCACCCAAGGCGACTCAGGCCAAGGCGACTCCACCCAAAGTAGAACCCAAAGTAGAGGAACCCAAAACAGAGGTACAAAAAACCGTCGAAACAAAAACCTCCGAATCGATAGTCACCGAACCCAAAGTTGAGGAACCTGGCGATAACGAAATTCCACAAGCTGATGACGCTGCGTCTAAAGGTCCCGCACTAGGAAGACCTCGCAGAAGAGCGTCCATCGGTTCTACCAACGAAATAACTACTTCAGCAGTAGAAACGCCAAGCACCTCTAGCACCGTAGATACCAAAGCAGGAAGTAACGACGGCGGTATCCTAGACATTCCAAAGAAAAGACCAGTGAGCTTAAGACGTATGGCCATGGAAAATAGTCTCCGTCGTAACATCAGTACCACCAGCCTAGGACCTGGTGAAGATGATTTTGGTAGTTTGCTAAGTTTAAGTAGTGTTGGTAGTGAACTTCAGGACACAAGTAGCATAGATGGtgatgaaaaaggaagcTCAAGCAACTTAGATGCCTTCGAAAGTGGAGATAGTATAGCAACCGAAGATCTTGAGGAACAATACCGATCAGAAAATATGCTTAACATGAGTGTAAAAGAACACATTGATGTTCTTAATAACACGAAATATAAAAGTGTTGTGTTGTGTTCAGATTTAAGAAGAGCCATTACAAGTTGTTTCATTGCTCTACAGGATCGATTCAAAACATCTAGCGAAAACGTCTATGTGCTGAAATCACTACAGGAACTTAGTAGAAATGCAGATTCAATTACCTTGTTCAATTTCTACCATAAGTATGTTACCCCCACGACTAAGAACTACGTCAGTGATGATGTTGATGCTTTGATTAAACAGAAAGTGAAAATGGCCGAGAAAAAACACAGAAGTAGATTCCAGGATACGCTCTCGTACATTTTTGGTGATTCAAACAATatctttatcatttttggtCACAGTCTTTGGTTTTTAAGTTTCTTTAAAACTTTCTTAAAAGGACCACACAAGGCAAGAAATCACAAAATGAGAAACTCCAGTGTTGTCGTCTTTAACCTCAGCAAATATGAAGATGAGGAAGGAGAGGAACAATATGAAATTGAAGAGGGTAGTGTTAAGGTTGTTTTCAAGGGTTTCGAGAAAAACGTCTACAGTAAGGACTAA